One Streptomyces mobaraensis NBRC 13819 = DSM 40847 DNA segment encodes these proteins:
- a CDS encoding SIS domain-containing protein, translating to MSGNKLAGQFFDAAIELLRRARDEEAEHIADAAALIADTVADGGRIFVFGAGHSSIAAQDVVYRAGGLALVNLLAVPGTVGVDVTPATLGSALERVDGLAGAVLDTSPVQAGDVLVVISLSGRNSLPVEMAMNARALGLKVVGVTSLAYAEHTKSRHVSGTFLKDHCDVVVDSKIGIGDAELTADGIAAPFAPASTVVTSALMQAVIASAAGELAARGIEPPMLRSGNVDGGHEWNGRVLAEYRDRIFFRH from the coding sequence ATGAGCGGGAACAAGCTGGCCGGCCAGTTCTTCGACGCCGCGATCGAGCTGCTCCGGCGCGCCCGCGACGAGGAGGCGGAGCACATCGCCGACGCGGCGGCCCTGATCGCCGACACGGTCGCGGACGGCGGACGGATCTTCGTCTTCGGCGCCGGCCACTCGTCCATCGCCGCCCAGGACGTCGTCTACCGCGCCGGCGGCCTGGCCCTGGTCAACCTGCTGGCCGTGCCCGGCACGGTCGGCGTCGACGTCACTCCCGCGACCCTCGGCAGCGCCCTGGAGCGGGTGGACGGGCTCGCGGGCGCGGTGCTCGACACCAGTCCCGTGCAGGCGGGCGACGTCCTCGTGGTGATCTCCCTCTCCGGCCGCAACTCGCTGCCCGTCGAGATGGCGATGAACGCCCGCGCGCTCGGCCTCAAGGTCGTCGGCGTCACGTCGCTCGCCTACGCCGAGCACACCAAGTCCCGGCACGTGTCCGGCACGTTCCTGAAGGACCACTGCGACGTCGTCGTCGACAGCAAGATCGGCATCGGCGACGCGGAGTTGACGGCCGACGGCATCGCCGCGCCCTTCGCGCCCGCCTCCACCGTCGTCACCAGCGCCCTGATGCAGGCCGTGATCGCCTCGGCCGCCGGGGAGCTGGCCGCGCGCGGGATCGAGCCGCCGATGCTGCGGTCCGGGAACGTGGACGGCGGGCACGAGTGGAACGGCCGGGTGCTTGCCGAATACCGGGACCGGATCTTCTTCCGGCACTAG
- a CDS encoding metal-dependent transcriptional regulator, whose product MSGLIDTTEMYLRTILELEEEGVVPMRARIAERLDQSGPTVSQTVARMERDGLVTVAGDRHLELTEEGRRLATRVMRKHRLAECLLVDVIGLEWEQVHEEACRWEHVMSEAVERRVLELLRHPTESPYGNPIPGLEELGEKAEADPYLNEDMVSLLDLTPGTDGKTVVVRRIGEPIQSDAQLMHTLRRVGVQPGAVVSVTESPGGVMVGSSGESAELASEIASHVFVAKR is encoded by the coding sequence ATGTCCGGACTGATCGACACCACGGAGATGTATCTCCGCACCATCCTGGAGCTGGAAGAGGAAGGTGTGGTCCCGATGCGTGCGCGCATTGCGGAGCGGCTGGACCAGAGCGGTCCGACGGTGAGCCAGACGGTCGCGCGCATGGAGCGCGACGGCCTGGTCACGGTCGCCGGCGACCGCCACCTGGAGCTCACCGAGGAGGGCCGCCGGCTGGCGACGCGCGTCATGCGCAAGCACCGGCTCGCCGAGTGCCTGCTGGTCGACGTGATCGGCCTGGAGTGGGAGCAGGTCCACGAGGAGGCGTGCCGCTGGGAGCACGTGATGAGCGAGGCCGTCGAGCGGCGCGTGCTGGAGCTGCTGCGCCACCCCACCGAGTCGCCGTACGGCAACCCCATCCCCGGGCTGGAGGAGCTCGGCGAGAAGGCCGAGGCCGACCCCTACCTGAACGAGGACATGGTCAGCCTGCTCGACCTGACGCCCGGGACGGACGGCAAGACCGTCGTCGTGCGGCGCATCGGCGAGCCGATCCAGAGCGACGCGCAGCTGATGCACACCCTGCGTCGCGTGGGGGTGCAGCCGGGTGCCGTGGTCAGCGTGACGGAGTCGCCCGGTGGGGTGATGGTCGGCAGCAGCGGCGAGTCCGCCGAGCTGGCTTCGGAGATCGCCTCGCACGTCTTCGTCGCCAAGCGCTGA
- a CDS encoding alpha/beta fold hydrolase yields MARRIDVSGSGGVRLAAWEFADRTRTVDALGGAPVHTVPAVARGREPGAGGVLLLHGLMGRAAHWAETARWLSARYRVVALDQRGHGRSEKPVGGPYVLDAYVSDAEAVVERLGLAPVTLIGHAMGALTAWRLAARRPDLVRALVICDMRASALGAATQRRWGEWFKSWPVPFATLADVRHWFGQEDPTLDRPAPARGDFYAEVMAERADGWRPLFFRRQMLMAREAYAHDAHWEELALVECPALVVRGLDGELGRAEAQEMVRVLPQGRYAEVADAGHFLHYDQPAAWRRAAEPFLRAAVPV; encoded by the coding sequence ATGGCGCGGCGTATCGATGTCAGTGGGAGCGGTGGAGTGCGGCTCGCCGCCTGGGAGTTCGCCGACCGGACGCGGACGGTCGACGCGCTGGGCGGCGCGCCGGTGCACACGGTGCCGGCCGTGGCCCGGGGACGGGAGCCCGGCGCGGGCGGGGTCCTGCTGCTGCACGGGCTGATGGGCCGCGCGGCGCACTGGGCCGAGACGGCCCGTTGGCTCTCCGCCCGGTACCGCGTGGTGGCCCTCGATCAGCGAGGGCACGGGCGCAGCGAGAAGCCCGTCGGGGGCCCGTACGTGCTGGACGCGTACGTCTCCGACGCCGAGGCGGTCGTCGAGCGGCTGGGGCTCGCCCCGGTCACCCTCATCGGCCACGCGATGGGCGCCCTCACGGCCTGGCGGCTGGCGGCGCGCAGGCCCGACCTCGTCCGGGCCCTCGTCATCTGCGACATGCGCGCCTCCGCGCTGGGCGCCGCCACCCAGCGCCGCTGGGGCGAGTGGTTCAAGTCCTGGCCGGTGCCCTTCGCCACGCTGGCGGACGTCCGCCACTGGTTCGGCCAGGAAGATCCGACCCTGGACCGTCCGGCTCCCGCCCGCGGCGACTTCTACGCCGAGGTGATGGCCGAACGCGCGGACGGCTGGCGCCCGCTCTTCTTCCGCCGCCAGATGCTCATGGCCCGCGAGGCGTACGCCCACGACGCCCACTGGGAGGAGCTGGCCCTCGTCGAGTGCCCCGCCCTCGTCGTCCGCGGCCTGGACGGCGAACTCGGGCGTGCCGAGGCCCAGGAGATGGTCCGCGTCCTCCCTCAGGGCCGCTACGCCGAGGTGGCCGACGCCGGCCACTTCCTCCACTACGACCAGCCGGCCGCCTGGCGCCGCGCGGCCGAGCCCTTCCTCCGCGCGGCGGTACCGGTGTAA